The following coding sequences lie in one Porphyromonas asaccharolytica DSM 20707 genomic window:
- a CDS encoding translocation/assembly module TamB domain-containing protein, protein MNSVRRRRKLFWILLLVPLTVLLLLVGSIYLPSVQRWAVDRLVHTLEEQTGWKITVEEMRISFPLRVRVDKLLATEGSDTIIWVDELRTSLPLMPLFNKRIEAPHLKLQDAVVAMPLDSLNRSRIDARLGNMEAGHVQVDLSSMDIDIAAVSLADGFFAYTQTDTTESSEPGPPMSINVNRVDLTRFASYIHLYPSGVHTDALIDRGAIDKVMVEIPDFNLLIDHIDVDLTRATYARDTATVRLPYVDYSHMSYHDAHANIDGLAINKHGLVQMDINQLSLQEQSGAQMEQFSGYFKLEDKVISMRNFSLATPTSELTGDLILPLDLFSGDEEAVVTAELKGTLAPQDLYYYTRISLDSMLYSPGAHKQLADVPLSIDLRSRGSLRTLDIYNLELQQEGFITLSASGKATDILDEKKRTASLQGNIQTEPAAKLLLALAGIDEASGSVTLPDRMDLDLDGTLHGDQITADLHLGTPRGALSLKGLYALNQQRYKIDGQLDGLDVAQFMPRDSIGVISGKIKADGTGLSLKTKNKNGLIAVDLDEVNYRNYTLHNLALDGFLRGDSVAVSLQANDPSAQLAGDLAGTLITAGGQPSFGGKIDLDVSHLDLQAMGLSDSIMEGRMRLTADLYSDFAETHMIDGKLSGLHLAVGSQRIDNEQIDLRLASDTTQVLAQLGGNDIDLSVTTQEGLSHLLTSISGISKWAGEYQFDTPRLTAYSDLIGVLPNAHIALHMGSEHPLRSLLEKYNVSVESLDADLLTSPKLGINGRIELHQLQYDTIQCDNALLQLTTLSPSRPILLDHLTHVSQQLPSEAMRPLLLSDLSDQFSSEELAQRYVHPLLQIDLSLEGERQDKRPPYKIIGSAQTDLVAMNLDFDWLRDHELYYSLGASGYYNAQGFGVSLSNKDIYLAGERLRANEDNALFYFHEDNQIFANLELTNPQGAKLTLHSDLDEPSDVQSLLCNVQRLELSDLARILRLPDMSGRTFMDLRIERVDNVYRATGDLSVNDMTYMDGDLGNVSVAFFYEPRDNASQYVTAQVSSNGNLALTVDGIYHSRKGAEALDMKASFESFPLRLANPFMGGNLISLAGALDGSIAVTGTPKSPILNGAPHITDGSVALSLTGNQYTLDSRPLNIEQSRLNLTDYKLTLQGKETSLYLDGWLYLFGPEALKSDLRLYADHAQVIDSKYHNKQSIYGRAILSADLRLQGYLTAPQLLGSVTLHGGTNATYVMSQAAIKAQDNMSGVVEFVNLSDTTSVEEPQKSRSQSLGRMDLSVALHIEPAVQIGVDLSSRGQDYVRIQGGGDLRLKYPPLGTMSLVGRYDFNGGEVQYEFPVVGRRHFDINPESYLVWSGEPLDPYLHFIASQKLRADVTRGETTNKVDFEVSIKADENLKDMSLAFDLAAPEDLETQTQLSSMSEEERGKQAVAMLVSGTYLASDMGQMSMEKVLSNVAMSELNNLTGKLLQGTNLSLGMELGGYNQSQLQQTNYTYSFSRRFLNDRIRFVIGGRVASGNLPTNYEQTFIDNVTFEYRLDEAGRQYVTLFHRRNNDNMLEGVVTETGAGYLVKLKARRFVDLFDPRNYMWWQKKKKSEKPSDPKKQPDELDKIPSDSTSVSVASDSLSHATPIVPDTVTSTSQTPQL, encoded by the coding sequence ATGAACTCCGTACGAAGACGTCGTAAACTCTTTTGGATCCTACTCCTCGTCCCACTGACAGTACTGCTACTATTGGTGGGGTCGATCTACCTGCCTAGTGTACAGCGCTGGGCTGTCGATCGTCTCGTACATACCCTCGAGGAGCAGACAGGCTGGAAGATCACCGTCGAGGAGATGCGCATTAGCTTCCCGCTGCGGGTACGTGTCGACAAGTTACTCGCCACGGAGGGCAGTGACACGATTATATGGGTTGATGAGCTACGCACCAGTCTGCCGCTGATGCCTCTCTTTAATAAGCGCATAGAAGCTCCTCACCTGAAGCTACAAGATGCCGTCGTAGCGATGCCTCTAGATAGTCTCAATCGTAGCCGTATCGATGCTCGTCTAGGTAATATGGAGGCGGGGCATGTGCAGGTAGACTTGAGCTCGATGGATATAGATATCGCAGCAGTCTCGTTGGCAGATGGGTTCTTTGCGTACACTCAGACAGATACTACTGAGAGTAGCGAGCCTGGACCTCCTATGAGTATCAATGTCAATCGTGTGGATCTCACGCGCTTTGCTAGTTATATACACCTCTACCCCTCTGGTGTACATACAGATGCTCTGATCGATCGTGGTGCTATTGACAAGGTGATGGTGGAGATCCCAGACTTTAACCTACTCATAGATCATATTGATGTAGACCTGACTAGGGCAACCTATGCAAGAGATACAGCTACCGTAAGACTCCCCTATGTGGATTACAGTCACATGTCTTATCATGATGCTCATGCAAATATAGACGGACTCGCTATCAACAAGCATGGGTTGGTACAGATGGACATTAACCAGCTGAGTCTACAAGAGCAGAGCGGAGCTCAGATGGAGCAGTTTAGTGGGTACTTTAAGCTAGAGGACAAAGTGATCAGCATGCGCAACTTCTCGCTAGCTACGCCTACGAGCGAGCTGACGGGCGATCTGATCCTGCCCCTAGATCTCTTCTCTGGTGATGAAGAGGCGGTTGTCACAGCTGAGCTCAAAGGGACCTTAGCGCCACAAGACCTATACTACTACACACGCATTAGTCTAGACAGTATGCTCTATAGCCCGGGCGCTCACAAGCAACTGGCCGATGTGCCTCTGTCGATAGACTTACGCTCGCGAGGCTCGCTGAGGACCTTGGATATATACAATCTAGAGTTACAGCAAGAGGGCTTCATAACACTCTCTGCTAGTGGCAAGGCCACAGACATCCTCGATGAGAAAAAGCGCACAGCCTCTCTGCAAGGCAATATACAGACAGAGCCTGCGGCTAAACTGCTCCTAGCCTTAGCTGGGATAGACGAGGCGTCAGGCTCTGTGACGCTACCAGATAGGATGGATCTCGACCTAGACGGCACACTACACGGAGATCAGATCACCGCAGATCTGCATCTAGGCACTCCTAGGGGGGCGCTATCCCTCAAGGGACTATATGCCCTGAATCAGCAGCGCTACAAGATCGACGGCCAGCTCGATGGTCTTGATGTCGCTCAGTTTATGCCACGAGACTCGATCGGTGTGATCTCGGGAAAGATCAAGGCAGATGGCACAGGCTTGTCCCTGAAAACGAAAAACAAGAATGGACTCATTGCTGTAGACCTCGATGAGGTCAACTATCGAAACTATACGCTCCACAACCTCGCACTCGATGGCTTTCTGCGTGGGGACTCCGTTGCGGTCTCTCTACAGGCTAACGACCCTTCGGCACAGCTCGCGGGGGACCTTGCAGGGACGCTTATCACAGCTGGTGGGCAGCCCTCCTTCGGTGGTAAGATAGATCTAGATGTCTCTCATTTAGACCTACAAGCTATGGGGCTGAGCGATAGTATCATGGAGGGTCGCATGAGGTTGACAGCAGATCTCTACAGCGACTTTGCAGAGACTCACATGATCGATGGCAAGCTCTCAGGTCTACACCTTGCTGTCGGCTCACAGCGAATAGATAACGAGCAGATCGACCTACGCCTAGCTAGTGACACAACACAAGTCTTAGCACAGCTCGGAGGCAACGATATCGACTTGAGTGTCACTACGCAGGAGGGTCTAAGCCACCTCTTGACCTCCATATCGGGCATCTCCAAGTGGGCCGGGGAATATCAATTTGACACACCCCGATTGACCGCTTACAGCGACTTAATAGGCGTCCTACCCAATGCTCACATAGCTCTACACATGGGTTCAGAGCATCCGCTTCGATCACTACTAGAGAAGTACAATGTCTCTGTAGAGTCTCTCGATGCGGATCTACTCACCAGTCCTAAGCTAGGGATCAATGGACGTATCGAGCTGCACCAGCTACAGTACGACACGATACAGTGTGACAATGCCCTTCTCCAGCTGACGACACTCTCCCCGAGTCGTCCTATACTCCTAGACCATCTTACCCATGTAAGCCAGCAGTTGCCCTCTGAGGCTATGCGACCGCTGCTCCTGTCGGACCTTTCCGATCAGTTTAGCTCTGAAGAACTCGCCCAGCGATATGTGCATCCGTTGCTACAAATAGATCTAAGCCTCGAAGGGGAGCGACAAGACAAGCGTCCACCATACAAGATCATCGGATCGGCTCAGACAGACCTTGTGGCCATGAATCTAGACTTCGACTGGCTACGAGACCATGAGCTTTACTACAGTTTAGGAGCTAGTGGCTATTACAATGCCCAGGGCTTTGGTGTAAGCCTATCCAACAAGGATATCTATCTCGCTGGTGAGCGGCTTCGTGCGAATGAGGACAATGCGCTCTTTTACTTCCATGAGGACAACCAGATCTTTGCCAACCTCGAGCTGACGAATCCTCAAGGAGCCAAACTCACACTGCATAGTGATCTGGATGAGCCGAGCGATGTACAGAGCTTGCTCTGCAACGTACAGCGACTAGAGCTGAGCGACCTAGCGCGTATCCTGCGCCTACCAGATATGAGTGGACGTACCTTTATGGATCTGCGCATAGAGCGTGTGGACAACGTCTACCGTGCCACGGGCGACCTTTCGGTCAATGACATGACTTACATGGATGGAGATCTAGGCAACGTGAGTGTCGCTTTCTTCTATGAGCCTCGTGACAACGCTTCGCAATATGTCACAGCTCAGGTAAGTAGCAATGGTAATCTAGCACTAACCGTAGACGGTATCTACCATAGCCGTAAGGGTGCAGAGGCTCTCGATATGAAGGCTTCTTTCGAATCCTTCCCGCTACGCCTAGCGAACCCCTTCATGGGTGGCAATCTCATTAGCTTAGCTGGTGCACTTGACGGCTCCATTGCTGTGACAGGGACACCTAAGAGTCCTATTCTCAATGGAGCACCACACATTACCGACGGATCTGTCGCACTCTCTCTGACGGGTAATCAGTACACGCTTGATAGTCGTCCGCTGAATATCGAGCAGAGCCGACTAAACCTCACGGACTACAAGCTAACGCTACAAGGCAAGGAGACCTCTCTCTACCTCGATGGTTGGCTATACCTCTTTGGTCCAGAGGCTCTCAAGAGCGACCTCCGTCTCTATGCCGACCATGCACAGGTGATCGACAGCAAGTATCACAACAAGCAGTCGATCTATGGCCGGGCTATCCTCTCTGCAGACCTACGCCTGCAGGGCTATCTGACAGCACCTCAACTACTTGGATCTGTCACGCTACATGGAGGTACCAATGCGACCTACGTCATGTCTCAAGCAGCTATTAAGGCGCAGGATAATATGTCGGGCGTTGTAGAGTTTGTCAATCTCTCCGACACTACCAGTGTAGAGGAGCCTCAAAAGAGTCGGTCTCAATCTCTCGGTCGTATGGATCTATCTGTGGCGCTCCATATCGAGCCCGCAGTACAGATAGGTGTCGACCTCTCCTCTCGTGGACAAGACTACGTACGCATACAGGGCGGTGGTGACCTCCGTCTGAAGTATCCACCACTCGGCACGATGAGTCTCGTAGGGCGATACGACTTCAATGGTGGTGAGGTACAGTATGAGTTCCCCGTGGTGGGACGTCGACACTTCGACATTAATCCCGAGAGCTACCTTGTCTGGAGTGGAGAGCCCCTAGATCCTTACTTACACTTCATCGCTTCGCAAAAGCTACGTGCCGACGTGACTAGAGGAGAGACAACCAATAAGGTAGACTTTGAGGTATCCATCAAGGCTGATGAAAACTTGAAGGATATGTCACTCGCCTTCGACCTGGCAGCACCCGAAGACCTAGAGACGCAGACTCAGCTCTCCTCCATGAGCGAAGAGGAGCGTGGCAAGCAGGCAGTAGCTATGCTCGTGTCGGGTACCTACCTCGCCTCTGATATGGGACAAATGTCGATGGAGAAAGTACTCAGCAACGTCGCCATGAGTGAGCTTAACAACCTAACGGGCAAGCTACTCCAGGGGACGAATCTATCTCTCGGTATGGAGCTAGGAGGCTACAATCAGTCGCAGCTACAGCAGACGAACTATACCTACAGCTTCAGCCGTCGCTTCCTCAATGATCGCATACGCTTCGTCATCGGCGGGCGCGTAGCTTCGGGCAATCTACCGACCAACTACGAGCAGACCTTCATCGACAACGTAACCTTTGAGTATCGTCTTGATGAAGCGGGCAGACAGTATGTCACGCTCTTCCATAGACGTAACAACGACAATATGCTCGAGGGCGTAGTAACCGAGACTGGTGCTGGTTATTTGGTCAAGCTCAAAGCGCGTCGCTTCGTGGATCTCTTCGATCCTCGCAACTATATGTGGTGGCAAAAGAAGAAAAAGTCCGAAAAGCCTTCCGATCCCAAGAAGCAGCCTGACGAACTAGATAAGATACCGTCAGACAGCACCTCTGTATCGGTCGCCTCGGATAGCCTATCACACGCTACGCCCATCGTACCTGATACCGTAACCTCAACCTCCCAAACTCCACAGCTATGA
- a CDS encoding IS1634 family transposase: MHANVQTRFNPTIGEKAPYYRLKESYRDVRGNVHSLILLNVGFDPSIDALQAKKIARALTNRFENRHATTLFSERLNGLTEHEQAKADEWWNRMVQEGGIDRFDKREQAARKEAEHYIDLDSAKHTDARNVGAEWLCKQTIDKLELESFLKRQGWSEQAIHTALSALIVRTVYATSEHASYFTMRDNSAATELYSGRPDWLPGRNALYTITDQLFALKEQLEHHLCMMTDHLFNIDNKLMLFDLTNFYFEGSKRNSQKSKFGRSKEKRSDCKLLVLALCINKEGFIRYSSILEGNTADPKSLPDMIESLAQKSPARKEKTLIVMDAGIATEENLTKIKAKGYNYLCVSRTRLKEYTLRENHKCIVVQDSSKREIKLREVHTAPDEDYFLEITSPSKAMTEASMNRQWRSRFEAELIKINEAIKKKGGTKKYERVVERTGRAIERYPSIARYYEINYIRSEEKPLEMQEVAWKIKDLSKVEGGHGGYFLRTNVRTLDERTTWDYYNLIREIECTNRQLKTDLHLRPLFHQTDQRSDAHLFFGLLAYWVVNTIRCGLKAQGENCYWREIVRRMSTQKLVTTEGVNPLGEKVEMRQCSKPSKQATEIYQKLGLREAPFRKIKICRTQSP, translated from the coding sequence ATGCACGCAAATGTTCAGACCCGTTTCAACCCTACAATCGGCGAGAAGGCTCCTTATTATCGACTGAAGGAGTCTTATCGTGATGTGCGGGGAAATGTCCATTCGCTGATCCTGCTCAACGTCGGCTTCGACCCCTCCATTGATGCTCTGCAGGCTAAGAAGATCGCTCGTGCACTGACGAATAGGTTTGAGAATCGTCACGCCACGACGCTCTTCTCCGAACGACTCAATGGGTTGACCGAACACGAACAAGCTAAGGCTGACGAATGGTGGAATAGGATGGTTCAGGAGGGCGGGATAGATCGCTTTGACAAGCGAGAGCAGGCTGCTCGCAAGGAGGCGGAGCACTACATCGACTTGGACTCCGCCAAGCACACCGATGCTCGCAATGTGGGAGCCGAGTGGCTCTGCAAGCAAACCATTGATAAGCTAGAGCTGGAGAGCTTTTTGAAGCGTCAAGGTTGGTCGGAGCAGGCCATCCACACGGCTCTCTCTGCACTGATCGTTCGCACCGTCTATGCCACCTCTGAGCACGCCTCCTACTTCACTATGCGTGACAATTCGGCGGCTACTGAACTCTACTCAGGTCGCCCCGATTGGCTCCCAGGTAGGAATGCGCTTTACACGATTACCGACCAGCTCTTTGCCCTCAAGGAGCAACTTGAGCATCATCTCTGCATGATGACCGACCACCTCTTTAACATAGACAATAAGCTGATGCTGTTTGACTTGACTAACTTCTACTTTGAGGGAAGCAAGCGCAATAGCCAGAAGAGCAAGTTTGGTCGATCCAAAGAAAAACGCTCCGACTGCAAACTCCTCGTCTTGGCACTGTGCATCAACAAAGAGGGGTTCATTCGCTACTCTTCGATCCTCGAGGGCAATACGGCAGACCCGAAGTCTTTGCCCGATATGATTGAGAGCTTGGCTCAGAAAAGCCCTGCCAGAAAGGAAAAGACGCTGATCGTTATGGATGCGGGCATTGCCACTGAGGAGAACCTAACGAAAATCAAAGCGAAGGGCTACAACTACCTCTGCGTCTCGCGTACGAGGCTGAAGGAGTACACCCTCCGAGAGAACCACAAGTGTATCGTCGTGCAGGACTCCAGCAAGCGAGAGATCAAGCTTCGTGAGGTGCACACGGCTCCCGATGAGGACTATTTTCTAGAGATTACCTCCCCCTCAAAAGCGATGACCGAAGCCTCTATGAACAGGCAATGGCGCAGTCGTTTTGAGGCTGAGTTGATCAAGATAAACGAGGCGATCAAGAAGAAGGGAGGCACGAAGAAGTACGAAAGGGTCGTGGAGCGAACAGGCAGAGCCATAGAGCGTTATCCGTCGATTGCACGCTACTACGAGATCAACTACATCCGCAGTGAGGAGAAGCCCCTAGAGATGCAAGAGGTGGCTTGGAAGATCAAAGACCTCTCCAAGGTAGAGGGCGGTCACGGCGGTTACTTCCTGCGCACCAACGTCCGTACACTAGACGAGCGCACCACCTGGGACTACTACAACTTGATCCGAGAGATAGAGTGCACGAATCGTCAGCTCAAGACGGATCTACACTTGCGCCCGCTCTTTCATCAGACGGATCAGCGCAGCGATGCCCATCTTTTCTTTGGCCTGCTCGCTTACTGGGTTGTCAATACCATACGCTGTGGACTCAAAGCGCAGGGCGAGAACTGCTACTGGCGGGAGATCGTCCGACGTATGTCTACACAGAAGTTAGTCACCACCGAAGGCGTCAATCCGCTGGGCGAAAAGGTCGAAATGCGACAATGTAGCAAGCCCTCGAAACAAGCCACCGAGATCTACCAAAAGCTAGGCTTACGAGAAGCCCCCTTTAGGAAAATCAAAATCTGTAGGACACAAAGTCCATAA
- a CDS encoding right-handed parallel beta-helix repeat-containing protein, which translates to MNEIRRSTRPLSRLTSISICALCAALLLIACVRSPWQYDRSEGNQPYLSVDTIRLDTLYSSLSSATYVAMIYNQHDQPLLLDEVALLSGGNKGYRINVDGRSGSKMQDITLPPRDSIYIFIEATFMAGDSDLPTLVTDSLLWRCNGVTHYTRIEGYRQNISTLPANLHIAKDTLWSGERPYLIADSVTIEPGVRLTIAEGGHLLLPQGGRIIVRGALTLAGSASRPILIEGIRRDNLTSDVSYRLLPNQWDYIQFTAESQGNEIRYTTIRNGRGGVTFVQGNDPLADRLLLQSSTITNMGGDGLTLAGGSYTLRNSELSNVGGTCLSMKKASVQAEHLTVVSDYLFDHRRTPVLYVGEGGKLQMINSIVDGRQTITLQSDTLRRSGELAWHPSAQSQLDLQHCYLRLEQDSIVAKRIIEQLFPTCHRATVPFVDSYWMLGKDYKDRNNRQVPYHFHFDFHPVETAGLQDLSPIAPTTCDLDRMGLPRRKNRLGGYTVGAYEAVTPPEEKERKP; encoded by the coding sequence ATGAACGAAATAAGAAGATCTACCCGTCCTCTGTCAAGGCTGACTAGCATATCCATCTGCGCACTTTGCGCTGCGCTCTTGCTGATAGCATGCGTGCGGTCACCTTGGCAATATGACCGCTCAGAGGGTAACCAGCCCTATCTATCTGTCGACACGATACGACTAGACACGCTCTACAGCTCACTCTCCTCAGCGACCTATGTAGCGATGATCTACAATCAGCACGACCAGCCACTACTTCTTGATGAGGTGGCACTCTTGAGTGGTGGCAATAAAGGGTATCGCATCAACGTAGACGGACGTAGCGGCTCGAAGATGCAAGATATCACGCTGCCTCCTCGTGATAGTATCTATATCTTTATAGAGGCGACCTTTATGGCTGGTGACTCTGATCTGCCGACGCTAGTAACCGACTCGCTCCTTTGGCGCTGTAATGGGGTCACCCACTATACCCGCATCGAGGGCTATCGGCAAAACATCTCTACCCTACCTGCCAACTTGCACATCGCGAAAGACACACTCTGGAGTGGCGAAAGGCCTTACTTGATCGCCGATAGTGTCACCATAGAGCCTGGTGTGCGACTAACGATTGCCGAGGGAGGGCATCTGTTGCTACCTCAGGGGGGCAGGATCATCGTGCGGGGCGCCTTGACACTAGCGGGCTCCGCCTCTCGCCCTATCCTTATAGAGGGTATCAGACGAGACAACCTCACTTCAGATGTCTCCTATCGTCTCCTACCGAACCAGTGGGACTACATACAGTTTACAGCAGAAAGCCAGGGCAATGAGATCCGCTACACGACCATTCGCAATGGACGAGGAGGAGTGACCTTCGTCCAGGGAAACGATCCTCTAGCAGATCGACTACTTCTTCAGTCCAGCACGATAACCAATATGGGCGGAGATGGCTTGACCCTCGCCGGAGGGAGCTATACTCTACGAAACAGTGAGCTAAGCAACGTGGGCGGGACATGCCTATCTATGAAAAAAGCCTCTGTGCAGGCAGAGCACCTAACGGTGGTGAGTGACTACCTATTTGACCACAGACGCACTCCTGTACTCTATGTAGGTGAGGGGGGCAAGCTCCAGATGATCAATAGCATTGTAGATGGGCGGCAGACGATCACACTGCAGAGCGATACGCTTCGTCGCTCAGGCGAGCTAGCGTGGCACCCCTCGGCTCAGTCGCAGCTAGATCTACAGCATTGCTACCTACGACTAGAGCAGGACTCTATTGTAGCTAAGCGGATTATCGAGCAGCTTTTTCCAACTTGTCATCGAGCTACCGTACCCTTTGTAGACAGCTACTGGATGCTAGGCAAAGATTACAAGGATCGCAACAACAGGCAGGTACCATATCACTTTCACTTTGACTTTCATCCTGTGGAGACGGCTGGCTTGCAAGATCTCTCACCTATCGCTCCTACGACCTGTGATCTCGATCGTATGGGCCTGCCACGACGCAAAAATCGACTAGGTGGCTATACCGTGGGAGCCTACGAGGCGGTCACACCGCCTGAGGAGAAGGAGCGGAAGCCATAA